One Salvelinus namaycush isolate Seneca chromosome 29, SaNama_1.0, whole genome shotgun sequence genomic region harbors:
- the slc35b2 gene encoding adenosine 3'-phospho 5'-phosphosulfate transporter 1: MPSFSWRLWLGLVLILPSSLAADEESSLLQDWHDVWLFRFFLNVLGYTTIIIPGYLLITYLKRINYLQTGRGICYPVIKACVFGSESKTGLLDDVSLAPRNDADSGSSARQAFKLVFCAAGLQVSYLTWGVLQERVMTRSYGASTPEEEGEHFKDSQFLVFMNRILALTVSGLWCVLFKQPRHGAPMYKYSFASLSNVLSSWCQYEALKYISFPTQVLAKASKVIPVMLMGKIVSHKSYEYWEYLTAALISLGVSMFLLTSTADKHPSTVTTFSGVVILGGYIVFDSFTSNWQDNLFKHKMSSVQMMFGVNLFSCLFTVGSLLEQGAFFDSLAFMTRHSEFAFHAVLLSVCSACGQLFIFYTIAQFGAAVFTIIMTLRQAIAILLSCFLYGHAVTMVGGFGMAVVFLALFLRVYARSRMKAGRKVPQPQVQKV, translated from the exons ATGCCATCTTTTTCATGGAG GCTTTGGCTTGGCCTGGTTCTGATCCTCCCATCTTCGCTGGCGGCGGACGAAGAGTCGTCGCTGCTGCAGGACTGGCATGACGTGTGGCTGTTCCGCTTCTTCCTCAACGTGCTGGgctacaccaccatcatcatccccGGCTACTTGCTCATCACCTACTTGAAGAGGATCAACTACCTCCAAACAG GCCGAGGCATTTGCTATCCTGTCATAAAGGCCTGTGTGTTTGGAAGTGAATCGAAGACAGGTCTCCTAGACGACGTGTCGCTAGCTCCCAGAAATGACGCGGACTCAGGCTCGTCGGCCAGACAAGCCTTCAAGTTAGTCTTCTGCGCTGCAGGACTTCAG GTGTCCTACCTGACATGGGGTGTCCTACAGGAGAGGGTGATGACTCGCTCGTACGGGGCTTCCACCCCCGAGGAGGAGGGCGAACACTTCAAGGACTCCCAGTTCCTGGTGTTCATGAACCGTATCCTGGCACTGACTGTGTCAGGCCTGTGGTGTGTCCTGTTCAAGCAGCCCCGCCACGGCGCACCCATGTACAAGTACTCATTTGCCTCGCTCTCCAACGTCCTCAGCAGCTGGTGCCAGTACGAGGCCCTCAAGTACATCAGCTTTCCCACCCAGGTGCTGGCCAAGGCCTCTAAAGTGATCCCTGTCATGCTCATGGGCAAGATTGTGTCACACAAGAGCTACGAGTACTGGGAGTACCTGACGGCGGCACTCATCTCTCTGGGTGTCAGCATGTTCTTGTTGACGAGCACAGCCGATAAGCACCCATCTACGGTCACAACGTTCAGCGGCGTGGTCATCTTGGGTGGCTACATCGTCTTCGACAGCTTCACGTCCAACTGGCAGGACAACCTGTTCAAGCACAAGATGTCATCTGTGCAGATGATGTTCGGCGTCAACCTCTTCTCCTGCCTCTTCACCGTGGGCTCGCTGCTGGAGCAGGGCGCCTTCTTCGACTCGCTGGCCTTCATGACGCGCCACTCGGAGTTCGCATTCCATGCTGTGCTGCTGTCGGTGTGCTCGGCGTGCGGCCAGCTCTTCATCTTCTACACCATCGCGCAGTTCGGCGCCGCCGTCTTCACCATCATCATGACCCTGCGGCAGGCCATCGCCATCCTGCTCTCCTGCTTCCTGTACGGCCACGCCGTCACCATGGTGGGGGGCTTTGGCATGGCCGTGGTCTTCCTTGCCCTCTTCCTGCGTGTCTACGCCCGCAGCCGCATGAAGGCGGGACGCAAGGTACCCCAGCCACAGGTGCAGAAGGTctag
- the nfkbie gene encoding NF-kappa-B inhibitor epsilon — translation MQSAEDAKRKLDLLEDNQMDSGVESFQSLMKDDPFIKTDRESTSEPNEARDKLTNTSTEERLDSAYGSSSLNVESLSEIIGGCNISKSKDDSAENTECSEHEENLLTTITEDGDTVLHLAIIHEDEHFANQLIQLFPKDVLDIQNNLYQTPLHLATYLSLSSVVRGLVESGASLELQDQEGNTPLHVACEQGQAKCATEMTRDVSPSKLGSVLETQNWRGLTCLHLATVNRQHCLMKLLMKKGADLNIQEGTSGKTALHLAVELHDVISVTLLLNKGADMDAAMFNGCTPLHLAVGRQDAAIANLLCQSGADKMLRNMEDETALDLADGNDDILALFPFDDIQIQGRSVVGGPF, via the exons ATGCAAAGCGCCGAAGATGCGAAGCGGAAATTGGATTTGTTGGAGGATAATCAAATGGACTCTGGTGTTGAATCCTTCCAATCATTAATGAAAGATGACCCCTTTATCAAAACAGATCGGGAATCGACTTCTGAACCCAATGAAGCCAGGGATAAATTGACTAACACCAGCACAGAGGAGCGGTTGGATTCTGCTTATGGCTCATCGTCACTAAATGTTGAGAGTTTGAGTGAGATTATAGGGGGCTGCAACATTTCAAAGTCTAAAGATGACAGCGCAGAGAACACAGAATGTAGTGAACATGAAGAAAACCTTCTCACCACCATCACTGAAGATGGAGACAC AGTCCTGCATTTAGCCATCATCCATGAAGATGAACACTTTGCCAACCAATTGATACAGCTGTTCCCCAAAGATGTCTTGGACATCCAGAACAACTTGTACCAG ACGCCGCTACACCTTGCCACCTACCTGAGCCTGTCTTCGGTGGTGCGGGGCCTTGTGGAGAGCGGGGCCAGCCTGGAGCTCCAGGACCAGGAGGGCAACACGCCGCTCCATGTGGCCTGCGAGCAGGGCCAGGCCAAATGCGCCACCGAGATGACCCGGGATGTCTCCCCCAGCAAGCTGGGCTCCGTGCTGGAGACCCAGAACTGGAGAG GTCTCACCTGTCTCCACTTAGCCACTGTGAACAGACAGCATTGTCTGATGAAGCTACTGATGAAGAAAGGGGCAGACCTCAACATCCAG GAAGGTACAAGTGGTAAGACAGCTCTCCATCTGGCCGTGGAGCTCCACGACGTGATCTCTGTGACTCTGCTGCTGAACAAGGGAGCTGACATGGACGCTGCGATGTTTAACGGCTGCACGCCACTTCACCTGGCGGTGGGCCGGCAGGACGCAGCCATCGCCAACCTGCTCTGCCAGTCTGGGGCCGACAAGATGCTGAGGAACATGGAGGATGAGACGGCACTGGATCTAGCCGATGGCAATGATGAT ATCCTTGCTCTTTTCCCTTTTGATGACATTCAAATCCAGGGCAGGTCAGTGGTTGGAGGGCCATTCTGA